Proteins encoded within one genomic window of Hypomesus transpacificus isolate Combined female unplaced genomic scaffold, fHypTra1 scaffold_42, whole genome shotgun sequence:
- the parp8 gene encoding protein mono-ADP-ribosyltransferase PARP8, with product MGMCSRQERIQKDVDLVIQRCKAEKDCLFSDFRYTDATFTFTYSKGSKRGSYSVHVSDDYPDNTYVSNSQNDDEVLVTRDPIPVIFHRIATEIRINNDASSCLSIKPKLQIDKNQCQYAVEEDSEGDNDSEEFYYGGQVNYDGELHKHPQLEADLAAVRELYGHHAVSLREYGAIDDVDIDLHIDVSFLDEEIALAWDVIRREPVIVRLHCSLTQYLNGPVPTVDVFQVSTKDRFGLGHQLKKIMQTFVTQQWKHQGKEKLNCPHSKKQNDKKVKSPLHIFSTLRRSPSYPPPGCVKSKKKLKPEQDSKSHRLLRRTCSSTVRQAEADGCPKPTHKFLGPSLSADPRTEPSGPAKPHRLLSRPCSSTPVKPEDCPSALRAPHKLLPRPCPGGDAHCDHGVGGLSGGVSGLGGGGGGGRGLKPQRLLTRSCSGAIRTEEMDGLRHHHRLLSRSYSSSTKMGRQDGLKEPAPESHRLSLTSGLMGILSPSLASFPQPNHGAKSIPVRDRGFLVQTMEYAEQRIPVLNEFCVVCDEPHVFQNGPMLRPTVCERELCVFAFQTLGVMNEAADEIATGAQVVDLLVSMCRSALESPRKVVIFEPYPSVVDPEDSQALAFNPRKKDYDRVMRALDSLTSIREMTQAPYLEIKKQMDKHDPLAHPLLQWVISSNRSHIVKLPVTRQLKFMHTLHQFLLLSSPPAKESNFRAAKNLFGSTFAFHGSHIENWHSILRNGLVVASNTRLQLHGAIYGSGIYLSPMSSISFGYSGMNKKQQKVTSKDETVTNSKTNLHLQSQKKGQQPQFLQSRNLKCIALCEVITSPDLHKHGDIWVVPNTDHVCTRFFFVYEDGQVGDTSINTQDPCIHREILKVIGNQTATG from the exons aGGTTCGTACTCGGTCCACGTGTCTGATGATTACCCAG ACAACACATATGTGTCAAACTCTCAGAACGATGATGAAGTCTTGGTCACCAGAGATCCAATCCCTGTCATTTTTCATAGAATTGCAACAG AGATTAGGATCAATAATGATGCCAGCAGCTGCCTATCCATCAAACCTAAACTTCAGATCGACAAAAACCAG TGCCAATATGCCGTAGAGGAGGATTCTGAGGGGGACAATGATTCGGAGGAATTCTACTATGGGGGTCAG GTGAACTACGATGGCGAGCTCCACAAACACCCCCAGCTGGAGGCGGACCTGGCGGCGGTGCGCGAGCTGTACGGGCACCACGCGGTGTCTCTCAG GGAATACGGTGCAATTGATGATGTGGATATTGATCTGCACATCGATGTCAGTTTCCTTGAT GAGGAGATCGCTCTGGCGTGGGATGTGATCCGGAGAGAGCCGGTCATCGTACGGCTCCACTGCTCACTAACACAGTACCTGAATGGACcag tgCCCACAGTGGATGTTTTCCAAGTGTCCACAAAAGACCGGTTCGGTCTTGGACACCAGCTGAAAAA GATCATGCAGACATTTGTCACCCAGCAGTGGAAGCATCAAGGCAAGGAGAAGCTGAACTGCCCCCACAGTAAAAAGCAGAATGACAAGAAGGTCAAATCTCCCCTCCACATCTTCTCAACGCTCCGCAG atccCCCAGCtacccccccccaggctgcgTCAAGAGCAAGAAGAAGTTGAAGCCGGAGCAGGACTCCAAGTCCCACCGCCTACTCCGGAGGACCTGCTCCAGCACCGTGCGGCAAGCGGAGGCGGACGGCTGCCCCAAACCCACGCACAAGTTCCTGGGTCCCTCCCTGTCGGCTGACCCCCGCACGGAGCCCTCCGGCCCGGCCAAGCCCCACCGCCTCCTGAGCcggccctgctcctccacaccgGTCAAGCCCGAGGACTGCCCCTCTGCCCTGCGGGCCCCCCACAAGCTGCTGCCCCGCCCCTGCCCCGGGGGGGACGCTCACTGCGACCACGGCGTGGGCGGGCTCAGCGGGGGGGTGAGCGGTctgggcgggggcgggggaggagggagagggctgaAGCCTCAGCGCCTGCTCACCAGGTCGTGCTCCGGAGCCATCAGGACGGAGGAGATGGACGGGCTGAGGCATCACCACCGCCTGCTCAGCCGGTCCTACTCCAGCAGCACCAAGATGGGCCGGCAGGACGGCCTGAAGGAGCCGGCCCCAGAGAGCCACCGTCTGTCTCTTACCTCAGGGCTCATGGGCATCCTGTCCCCCTCGCTCGCCTCCTTCCCACAG CCAAACCACGGAGCCAAGTCCATTCCAGTCCGAGACAGGGGCTTCCTTGTCCAG ACCATGGAGTACGCAGAGCAGAGGATTCCAGTCCTGAACGagttctgtgtggtgtgtgacgaGCCCCACGTGTTCCAGAACGGACCCATGCTTCGA CccacagtgtgtgagagggagctgTGCGTGTTTGCCTTTCAAACGTTGGGCGTGATGAATGAAGCTGCTGATGAGATCGCCACAGGAGCTCAg GTGGTGGATTTGCTGGTGTCCATGTGTCGCTCAGCTCTGGAGTCTCCCAGGAAAGTTGTCATTTTTGAGCCATATCCTTCTGTGGTGGATCCAGAGGATTCTCAGGCCTTGGCCTTCAACCCGAGG AAAAAGGATTACGATCGGGTGATGAGAGCCCTGGACAGCCTTACATCTATCAGAGAGATGACCCAG GCGCCTTACTTGGAAATCAAGAAGCAGATGGACAAGCATGACCCTCTAGCTCACCCGCTGCTGCAGTG GGTGATTTCCAGTAATCGGTCACACATTGTCAAGCTCCCAGTAACTCGG CAACTGAAGTTCATGCACACGCTACACCAGTTCCTCCTTCTCAGCAGCCCCCCTGCCAAAGAATCCAACTTCAGAGCTGCCAAAAACCTGTTTGGGAGCACGTTCGCTTTCCA cGGTTCTCACATCGAGAATTGGCACTCCATTTTGCGGAATGGCTTGGTTGTGGCATCTAACACAAGACTTCAG CTCCATGGCGCCATCTACGGGAGTGGGATCTATCTCAGCCCAATGTCAAGCATATCCTTCGGCTACTCAG GGATGAACAAAAAGCAACAGAAAGTGACATCTAAAGATGAGACTGTGACAAACAGCAAGACCAACTTACATCTGCAG TCACAGAAGAAAGGACAACAGCCGCAGTTTTTGCAAAGCCGGAATCTTAAGTGTATAGCCTTATGTGAAG tcatcacATCTCCTGATCTGCACAAGCATGGAGATATCTGGGTTGTACCCAACACAGATCATGTCTGTACAAGGTTTTTCTTTGT CTACGAAGATGGGCAGGTGGGTGACACGAGTATCAACACACAAGACCCCTGCATCCATCGGGAGATTCTGAAAGTCATCGGTAACCAGACAGCCACGGGATAA
- the si:dkey-3h3.3 gene encoding E3 ubiquitin-protein ligase DTX3L isoform X1, with protein sequence MASSSMKEIFSDVTLTVDLTTFKDPDMVKEIFKRSKHKIKQITKTSRYQAEGSFEDIEDVFVKLSSLERHTTSGRQHQQQAQMSPDQVKPVDIQKTVMEYMQQKCSKELRKIEGNDVTITTSLGKTDKTLLVSFKPLGRSSSSQVCAHFARERFITLYQRIATDLRAVSHSLADHHLSYLQNNFPELWIVSSSGKMTMTGPYAHISRLEDFLSNRKSSTPGRNPTTQRRTAGASGVSPVSHAQQQDDLQETCAICMDTINERHRKTLKCKHSFCTGCLKRAFEFKPVCPTCGALYGELKGTQPEGGSMSTSTRSSSLPGYEKWGTIVISYNIPSGTQKEEHPSPGQRYEGAARTAFLPDSPEGRKVLDLLKRAFHQQLVFTVGSSTTSGRSNVVTWNDIHHKTATHGGPTCYGYPDPDYLKRVQDELKVKGIQ encoded by the exons ATGGCTAGCTCGTCTATGAAAGAG ATATTTTCAGATGTCACGCTCACCGTTGATTTAACCACTTTCAAAGATCCAGACATGGTTAAAGAGATTTTTAAAAGATCAAagcacaaaataaaacaaataacaaaaactTCACGATATCAAGCTGAAGGATCCTTTGAGGACATCGAAGATGTGTTTGTGAAGTTGTCAAGTTTGGAAAGACACACCACTTCTGGGCGCCAACACCAACAACAGGCTCAGATGTCCCCCGATCAGGTGAAACCAGTTGACATACAGAAAACTGTCATGGAGTACATGCAACAAAAATGTTCAAAGGAATTACGCAAAATCGAGGGTAATGATGTAACAATAACAACATCCTTAGGAAAAACAGACAAAACATTGTTGGTGTCTTTCAAACCTCTCGGTCGAAGCAGTAGCAGCCAGGTTTGTGCTCACTTCGCCCGAGAGAGATTCATCACACTCTATCAGCGCATAGCAACAGACCTGAGAGCCGTTTCTCACAGCTTGGCAGACCACCACCTGAGCTACTTGCAAAATAACTTTCCTGAGCTGTGGATTGTAAGCAGCTCTGGGAAGATGACCATGACGGGGCCGTACGCACACATCAGTAGATTGGAAGATTTCTTAAGCAACAGAAAGTCCTCTACTCCGGGGCGAAACCCGACGACGCAGAGACGGACTGCAGGAGCCTCAGGTGTGTCCCCTGTCAGCCACGCCCAGCAGCAGGACGATTTACAGGAAACCTGCGCCATCTGCATGGACACCATCAACGAGAGACACAGGAAGACACTCAAGTGCAAGCATTCATTTTGCACGGGCTGTCTGAAGAGGGCGTTTGAGTTCAAGCCTGTTTGCCCGACTTGTGGGGCGCTGTACGGTGAACTGAAAGGGACTCAGCCTGAGGGGGGTTCAATGTCCACCAGCACAAGGTCTTCCTCTTTGCCGGGATATGAGAAGTGGGGGACTATCGTTATTTCTTATAACATCCCAAGTGGCACTCAAAAG GAGGAGCACCCAAGTCCAGGACAGCGGTACGAGGGAGCCGCCCGTACGGCCTTCCTCCCCGACAGCCCAGAGGGACGGAAGGTCCTGGACCTCCTGAAGAGAGCCTTCCACCAGCAGCTGGTCTTCACCGTGGGCAGCTCCACCACCAGTGGAAGGAGCAACGTGGTGACGTGGAACGACATCCACCACAAAACTGCTACACATGGAGGGCCAACATG CTACGGTTACCCAGATCCTGATTACCTGAAGCGTGTTCAAGATGAGTTGAAAGTGAAGGGAATTCAGTGA
- the si:dkey-3h3.3 gene encoding E3 ubiquitin-protein ligase DTX3L isoform X2, whose protein sequence is MVKEIFKRSKHKIKQITKTSRYQAEGSFEDIEDVFVKLSSLERHTTSGRQHQQQAQMSPDQVKPVDIQKTVMEYMQQKCSKELRKIEGNDVTITTSLGKTDKTLLVSFKPLGRSSSSQVCAHFARERFITLYQRIATDLRAVSHSLADHHLSYLQNNFPELWIVSSSGKMTMTGPYAHISRLEDFLSNRKSSTPGRNPTTQRRTAGASGVSPVSHAQQQDDLQETCAICMDTINERHRKTLKCKHSFCTGCLKRAFEFKPVCPTCGALYGELKGTQPEGGSMSTSTRSSSLPGYEKWGTIVISYNIPSGTQKEEHPSPGQRYEGAARTAFLPDSPEGRKVLDLLKRAFHQQLVFTVGSSTTSGRSNVVTWNDIHHKTATHGGPTCYGYPDPDYLKRVQDELKVKGIQ, encoded by the exons ATGGTTAAAGAGATTTTTAAAAGATCAAagcacaaaataaaacaaataacaaaaactTCACGATATCAAGCTGAAGGATCCTTTGAGGACATCGAAGATGTGTTTGTGAAGTTGTCAAGTTTGGAAAGACACACCACTTCTGGGCGCCAACACCAACAACAGGCTCAGATGTCCCCCGATCAGGTGAAACCAGTTGACATACAGAAAACTGTCATGGAGTACATGCAACAAAAATGTTCAAAGGAATTACGCAAAATCGAGGGTAATGATGTAACAATAACAACATCCTTAGGAAAAACAGACAAAACATTGTTGGTGTCTTTCAAACCTCTCGGTCGAAGCAGTAGCAGCCAGGTTTGTGCTCACTTCGCCCGAGAGAGATTCATCACACTCTATCAGCGCATAGCAACAGACCTGAGAGCCGTTTCTCACAGCTTGGCAGACCACCACCTGAGCTACTTGCAAAATAACTTTCCTGAGCTGTGGATTGTAAGCAGCTCTGGGAAGATGACCATGACGGGGCCGTACGCACACATCAGTAGATTGGAAGATTTCTTAAGCAACAGAAAGTCCTCTACTCCGGGGCGAAACCCGACGACGCAGAGACGGACTGCAGGAGCCTCAGGTGTGTCCCCTGTCAGCCACGCCCAGCAGCAGGACGATTTACAGGAAACCTGCGCCATCTGCATGGACACCATCAACGAGAGACACAGGAAGACACTCAAGTGCAAGCATTCATTTTGCACGGGCTGTCTGAAGAGGGCGTTTGAGTTCAAGCCTGTTTGCCCGACTTGTGGGGCGCTGTACGGTGAACTGAAAGGGACTCAGCCTGAGGGGGGTTCAATGTCCACCAGCACAAGGTCTTCCTCTTTGCCGGGATATGAGAAGTGGGGGACTATCGTTATTTCTTATAACATCCCAAGTGGCACTCAAAAG GAGGAGCACCCAAGTCCAGGACAGCGGTACGAGGGAGCCGCCCGTACGGCCTTCCTCCCCGACAGCCCAGAGGGACGGAAGGTCCTGGACCTCCTGAAGAGAGCCTTCCACCAGCAGCTGGTCTTCACCGTGGGCAGCTCCACCACCAGTGGAAGGAGCAACGTGGTGACGTGGAACGACATCCACCACAAAACTGCTACACATGGAGGGCCAACATG CTACGGTTACCCAGATCCTGATTACCTGAAGCGTGTTCAAGATGAGTTGAAAGTGAAGGGAATTCAGTGA